One genomic window of Paenibacillus xylanilyticus includes the following:
- a CDS encoding YhgE/Pip domain-containing protein, protein MSVFSVLKDFMKILQTKIGLVFALVVPLIFTIVWLTGYNGATERVDQLKIGIINSDGENGQQIEKIIQETVPFQTENYASLKEAEQVMNDGDIGMIVSIPAEFAANLDKGEGQLTYYVNQAASEVSRSILEGSAEGISASVGAQLTGIVQKEVVTTNVVKSNNITNFALSMLPMILGFITYIAVMTMNIQLNLSTMILSHKYDRWNIFWARQLLLLMVCIVAPLIITTVAMLFVTPVASFWQMWGFHILVYIACVCLTQMSFVLFGGLGALFNVAMIPFQLMTAGNIIATEMLTPFYRHIGDFLPASNAVRGYVRLIYSRAPVSSIVINLMLIALVTWGITCVRVALHRAPAPGSATSNAH, encoded by the coding sequence ATGTCTGTTTTTTCAGTACTAAAGGATTTTATGAAGATTCTGCAAACCAAGATCGGATTGGTCTTTGCTTTGGTTGTTCCATTGATATTCACCATTGTCTGGTTAACGGGATACAACGGAGCAACGGAACGAGTGGACCAACTTAAAATAGGTATTATTAACTCGGACGGCGAGAATGGACAGCAAATAGAAAAGATCATTCAGGAAACAGTCCCTTTCCAAACAGAGAACTATGCATCTCTTAAAGAAGCGGAGCAAGTCATGAATGATGGGGATATTGGCATGATTGTAAGCATTCCTGCCGAGTTCGCTGCGAATCTGGACAAAGGGGAGGGGCAATTAACGTATTATGTGAATCAGGCCGCTTCGGAAGTTTCCAGATCCATACTGGAGGGTTCGGCTGAAGGGATATCTGCCAGCGTAGGCGCTCAGCTAACAGGAATCGTTCAAAAAGAAGTGGTCACGACAAATGTGGTCAAGTCTAACAACATCACCAATTTTGCACTCAGCATGCTGCCTATGATCCTTGGATTTATCACATATATCGCAGTGATGACCATGAATATTCAATTGAATCTGTCAACCATGATCCTTAGCCACAAGTACGACCGATGGAACATTTTCTGGGCCAGACAGCTTCTGTTATTGATGGTGTGTATCGTAGCGCCTCTCATTATAACGACTGTAGCCATGCTGTTTGTCACACCTGTCGCTTCCTTCTGGCAAATGTGGGGATTCCATATTCTCGTATATATTGCCTGCGTATGCCTGACTCAAATGTCATTTGTACTGTTTGGTGGATTGGGAGCACTGTTTAACGTAGCCATGATTCCTTTCCAGCTCATGACAGCTGGCAACATTATCGCAACCGAAATGCTCACACCATTCTATCGTCACATCGGGGATTTCCTGCCCGCATCCAACGCTGTTCGGGGATACGTCCGACTCATCTATAGCAGAGCGCCAGTGAGTTCAATCGTGATTAACCTTATGTTGATTGCACTGGTTACATGGGGAATAACCTGTGTACGTGTAGCTTTGCATAGAGCACCAGCACCTGGCTCAGCAACCAGTAACGCACATTAA
- the metE gene encoding 5-methyltetrahydropteroyltriglutamate--homocysteine S-methyltransferase encodes MTKSSVLGYPRIGADREWKKALEAFWSGKLDEASFHTRLQEIRLDHLRKLHDQGIDLIPVNDFSYYDHILDTAVMFGIVPKRFTYDGGVVPLSVYYGIARGTKDAAASEMTKWFNTNYHYIVPELNDVTPVLTENKPLIAYREAKEKLGIEGKPVIVGPLTFLKLSKGYDKSETETWLERLLPLYTQVLQELAEEGVQWVQMDEPVLVTELSKDDLQLLQNIYTTFAAAVPNLNILLQTYFESVENYSDIITLPVQGIGLDFVHGLSGNLQSIKTNGFPADKVLGAGIIDGRGIWKASLQEKLSLLDVLIEQVAPERLIVQSSCSLLHVPVTTERESNLDPALKSSLAFADEKLKEVALLTEACTSRHADILESIAHADQALLPLKQSQERNRIDVQQAVAELRIQEPVRSLPFAKRYIAQQEKWKLPLFPTTTIGSFPQSAEVRKTRQLWRKSELSNEQYAQFIREQIDAWIQIQEEIGLDVLVHGEFERTDMVEFFGEKLAGFAFTQYGWVQSYGSRCVKPPIIFGDVAFVEAMTVEETKYAQSQTQRPVKGMLTGPITIMNWSFVRDDIPREHIAYQLAYALRQEVEALEQAGIGMIQVDEPAVREGLPLKQNEQADYLAWAVKAFRISTCTVQETTQIHTHMCYCEFHDMIDSIEAMDADVISIETSRSHGELIHSFELNTYKLGIGLGVYDIHSPRIPSVEEMTTMIERALRVLDPKLFWINPDCGLKTRGHEETVASLRNMVQATQIAREQHHAIKAV; translated from the coding sequence ATGACTAAAAGCAGTGTATTGGGTTACCCGCGAATTGGCGCTGATCGGGAATGGAAAAAAGCTCTGGAAGCCTTCTGGTCAGGCAAGCTGGATGAAGCCTCGTTTCACACCCGTTTACAGGAGATTCGATTAGACCATTTGCGCAAGCTGCATGATCAAGGAATCGACCTCATTCCAGTCAACGACTTCAGTTATTATGATCACATTCTTGATACTGCGGTGATGTTCGGGATCGTTCCCAAACGATTTACATATGATGGCGGGGTCGTTCCTTTGTCCGTATATTATGGCATCGCACGAGGCACCAAGGATGCTGCAGCCAGCGAAATGACGAAATGGTTTAACACCAACTATCATTATATTGTCCCGGAGCTGAATGATGTAACTCCCGTACTTACCGAAAATAAACCTCTTATCGCTTATCGCGAAGCCAAAGAGAAGCTCGGGATTGAAGGCAAGCCGGTGATCGTCGGACCTTTAACCTTCCTGAAGCTCTCCAAAGGTTATGACAAATCCGAGACGGAGACCTGGCTGGAACGTTTGCTTCCACTCTACACGCAGGTGCTTCAGGAACTTGCAGAAGAAGGTGTACAGTGGGTCCAGATGGACGAACCTGTTCTGGTTACGGAATTAAGCAAGGATGACTTACAGCTTCTGCAAAACATCTATACGACGTTTGCAGCCGCAGTCCCTAACTTGAACATTTTATTACAGACTTACTTTGAATCTGTGGAGAATTATAGCGACATTATTACCCTTCCGGTTCAAGGAATTGGACTGGATTTCGTCCATGGGCTCTCGGGCAACCTGCAATCCATTAAGACCAATGGCTTCCCCGCTGATAAGGTTTTGGGCGCTGGCATTATTGATGGTCGCGGAATCTGGAAGGCTTCACTTCAAGAGAAACTGTCCCTGCTTGATGTGCTGATTGAACAGGTCGCACCTGAACGTCTCATTGTACAATCGTCCTGCAGTCTGCTGCATGTGCCTGTTACGACAGAACGCGAATCGAACCTCGACCCTGCGCTCAAGAGCTCGCTCGCCTTTGCAGATGAGAAGCTGAAGGAAGTTGCTCTTCTGACAGAAGCATGCACATCAAGACACGCCGACATTCTGGAGTCGATTGCTCATGCAGATCAGGCGCTGCTGCCTCTTAAGCAGTCACAAGAACGTAATCGCATTGACGTGCAGCAGGCTGTTGCAGAACTGCGTATACAAGAGCCAGTGCGCTCCCTCCCGTTCGCTAAACGTTATATTGCTCAGCAGGAAAAATGGAAGCTGCCTCTTTTTCCAACAACCACGATCGGCAGTTTTCCTCAATCGGCAGAGGTACGCAAGACGCGGCAGCTATGGCGCAAGAGTGAGTTGAGCAATGAGCAATATGCCCAATTTATTCGCGAGCAAATTGATGCCTGGATTCAAATTCAGGAAGAGATTGGACTCGATGTTCTTGTTCACGGGGAGTTTGAGCGTACAGATATGGTGGAATTTTTCGGTGAGAAACTCGCAGGATTTGCCTTCACCCAGTATGGCTGGGTCCAATCCTACGGTTCCCGTTGTGTAAAACCACCGATCATTTTCGGTGACGTGGCGTTTGTTGAGGCAATGACGGTTGAAGAAACCAAGTACGCTCAGTCCCAGACCCAGCGACCGGTAAAAGGCATGCTGACCGGACCGATCACCATTATGAACTGGTCCTTTGTCCGAGATGATATTCCGCGCGAGCACATTGCTTATCAGCTGGCCTATGCGCTCAGACAGGAAGTGGAGGCTCTCGAACAGGCGGGTATTGGCATGATCCAGGTGGATGAACCTGCTGTTCGTGAAGGCCTTCCACTTAAGCAAAATGAGCAAGCCGATTATCTGGCCTGGGCGGTCAAAGCTTTCCGCATCTCCACATGTACGGTACAAGAAACAACGCAAATTCATACCCATATGTGTTACTGTGAATTCCATGACATGATCGATTCCATTGAAGCCATGGATGCTGATGTTATCTCCATAGAAACATCACGAAGTCACGGCGAGCTCATTCACAGCTTTGAATTAAATACGTACAAACTCGGCATAGGCTTGGGTGTGTACGATATCCATAGTCCTCGTATCCCGAGCGTGGAAGAAATGACAACCATGATTGAGCGCGCCCTGCGTGTGCTGGATCCCAAGTTGTTCTGGATTAATCCCGATTGCGGCCTGAAAACCCGTGGACATGAAGAAACAGTTGCTTCCTTGCGCAACATGGTTCAGGCGACCCAAATTGCTCGTGAACAACATCATGCCATCAAAGCGGTATAA
- a CDS encoding YojF family protein, protein MQLIQPQDVQARLNGFIDQDLYLHLEMTTGAYANHYDSTRHPASAFISNAAIRYTQGSISGTNPYRVGLKTTTGWVYAEGLTHIDENEKDRLILAGHDSQGKLVVAFQLSRESF, encoded by the coding sequence ATGCAACTTATACAACCTCAAGATGTCCAAGCCCGGCTCAATGGTTTCATTGATCAGGATTTATACTTACACCTCGAAATGACGACAGGTGCGTACGCCAATCACTACGATAGCACACGTCACCCTGCCTCGGCTTTCATTTCCAATGCGGCCATTCGGTACACACAGGGATCCATTTCAGGCACGAACCCATACCGGGTAGGCTTAAAAACGACGACGGGTTGGGTTTATGCGGAAGGCCTTACCCATATTGATGAAAATGAGAAGGATCGACTGATTTTGGCTGGTCATGACAGTCAGGGAAAATTGGTTGTGGCCTTCCAACTTAGTCGGGAGAGTTTCTGA
- a CDS encoding alpha/beta fold hydrolase, translating into MAKVNVGEENAQPIELYYEDHGAGKPIILIHGWPLSGRSWEKQVPALIEAGYRVITYDRRGFGQSSQPWDGYEYDTFASDLHKLILHLDLHDVTLVGFSMGGGEVARYVGTYGTERVSKAVFAGAVPPYLYITEDNPQGGLDDATIAEFQNGVKGDRLAFLDGFTTNFFTAGDRKDLVSEPFRIYNRDIAALASPKGTLDCIAAFALTDFRQDLEKFNIPTLVIHGDSDAIVPLEVSGQRTHESIPGSRLVVVEGGPHGFNATHPEQFNAALIDFLQG; encoded by the coding sequence TTGGCTAAAGTAAATGTAGGCGAAGAGAATGCACAACCAATCGAACTGTACTATGAAGATCATGGCGCGGGAAAACCCATCATCCTTATTCATGGATGGCCTTTGAGCGGACGATCCTGGGAGAAGCAAGTACCTGCCCTGATCGAAGCAGGCTACCGGGTTATTACGTATGACCGTCGCGGCTTTGGCCAGTCTTCCCAGCCTTGGGATGGTTATGAATATGATACCTTTGCTTCGGATTTACATAAATTGATTCTGCACCTTGATCTGCACGATGTTACACTGGTCGGGTTCTCCATGGGAGGCGGCGAGGTAGCTCGCTATGTCGGAACTTACGGAACAGAACGTGTTTCCAAAGCCGTGTTTGCCGGAGCAGTGCCCCCTTATCTATATATAACGGAAGACAATCCTCAAGGTGGATTGGATGATGCAACGATTGCAGAATTCCAAAATGGCGTAAAAGGGGATCGCCTCGCATTCCTGGATGGCTTCACAACTAACTTTTTCACTGCAGGAGACCGTAAGGACCTCGTGAGCGAACCATTCCGCATCTATAACCGGGATATCGCAGCTCTGGCTTCCCCTAAAGGAACATTGGATTGTATTGCTGCCTTTGCTCTTACCGATTTCCGTCAGGATCTGGAGAAATTCAATATTCCGACACTGGTTATCCATGGTGATTCCGATGCCATCGTTCCATTGGAAGTGAGTGGACAACGCACCCATGAATCGATCCCTGGCAGCCGTCTGGTGGTTGTAGAAGGTGGACCACACGGGTTTAATGCGACTCACCCTGAACAATTTAATGCTGCATTGATTGATTTTTTACAGGGCTAA
- the bshB2 gene encoding bacillithiol biosynthesis deacetylase BshB2 produces MNNKSHENERILVIYPHPDDEAFSVAGTLAKYIDGGAYVTYACLTLGEMGRNMGIPPFANRVTLPSIRKVELEESAQAIGIQDLRMLGFHDKMIEFEDAHLLDSRIMDLIEELKPTIVFTFYPGYSVHPDHDATGASVIRTISRLPAEERPIVYCVAFSKNHEQAIGKPDVHVDVRGYLEQKMGAIQAHRSQFQAAELVGNRKLDDEEIQRRFGREAFWTYRFE; encoded by the coding sequence ATGAACAATAAGTCACACGAAAATGAACGCATTTTAGTAATATATCCCCATCCTGACGACGAGGCCTTTTCCGTTGCCGGAACGCTCGCGAAATATATTGATGGCGGTGCGTATGTTACGTATGCCTGCCTGACTTTAGGCGAGATGGGGCGCAATATGGGCATTCCGCCATTTGCGAACAGGGTCACTCTGCCTTCGATCCGCAAGGTGGAGCTCGAAGAGTCTGCTCAGGCGATTGGTATTCAGGACTTGAGAATGCTTGGTTTTCACGACAAGATGATCGAATTCGAGGATGCACATCTGCTCGATAGCCGCATTATGGATTTGATAGAGGAACTTAAACCAACCATCGTATTTACCTTTTACCCAGGTTACAGCGTGCATCCCGATCATGATGCTACGGGTGCTTCAGTCATACGGACTATTTCCCGGCTGCCGGCAGAAGAGAGACCTATCGTATATTGTGTAGCCTTCTCCAAAAACCATGAGCAGGCCATCGGAAAGCCAGATGTACATGTTGATGTAAGGGGATATCTGGAACAAAAAATGGGAGCCATTCAGGCTCACCGTTCGCAATTTCAGGCTGCAGAGCTTGTCGGCAACCGAAAATTGGATGACGAAGAAATCCAGCGCAGATTCGGCAGAGAAGCATTCTGGACGTATCGCTTTGAGTAA
- a CDS encoding MMPL family transporter encodes MSKLLYRLGKTAYDKPWYFIMGWILVLGIVGTALGINGVHVSSDIKLEGTASQNVLDKLEKELPQASGGQGSVIFNIPEGERLDTPENLAAISKAVSEVYKLDYVINPAELAAASGADAPAMQQQASQSAAGAGEQSADPSNLPPYGPLMIEGMPVPGVLISNAGDVALFQFQFTVQQNSLPKGVTDSVVNAVSEAEQGTNISVLPSDSLKEVGIPIGTNEIYGLVIAAIVLFMTLGSVVAAGLPIVIALFGVAAGVGGAFAVSNFVSMTSFTPVLALMIGLAVGIDYALFIVNRQRRLIFDQNLNAREAASRAVGTAGSAVFFAGLTVIIALCGMLVIGITFLSMMAIVASVTVLFSVLIALTLLPALLGLLGERICSRKAREKNQANAHKKSNGFANRWISGVVKFRWLVIVAVIVVLGTAAIPVAKMELGMPSGATANLDTTARQSYDAITKGFGEGFNGPLLIVAEPTDASQTVSLQTLGAIAQDLQQFEHVSVVTPAGVSEDGKMAILSLIPDSGPTDAATKQLVEELRSPDSTIATNHDMKLGVTGLTAVNIDMSAKLAEVFPVYIGIIVILSLVILLLVFRSILVPIKATIGFLLSILATFGLTTAVFQWGWAKALFDFDTGGPLLSFIPIMVTGILYGLAMDYQVFLVSSMRESYVHGNRGNQSVMNGYQMASRVVVAAAIIMVSVFAGFIFTHDIMIKQIGFALALGILIDAFVVRMALVPAIMSLFGDKAWWLPKWLDRSLPNLDVEGDKLIAELNAKEKQQVK; translated from the coding sequence ATGTCAAAATTACTCTACAGGCTGGGGAAAACGGCCTACGACAAACCTTGGTATTTCATTATGGGTTGGATTTTGGTGCTCGGTATTGTCGGAACTGCGCTTGGCATAAACGGTGTGCACGTGTCTTCAGACATCAAACTTGAAGGAACCGCATCCCAGAACGTCTTGGACAAATTGGAGAAGGAGCTTCCCCAAGCCTCTGGTGGTCAGGGCAGCGTAATCTTTAATATCCCTGAAGGCGAGCGTTTGGATACGCCTGAGAATTTGGCAGCCATCAGTAAGGCCGTAAGTGAAGTTTACAAACTGGATTATGTTATTAACCCTGCTGAGCTCGCTGCTGCTAGTGGCGCGGATGCTCCAGCTATGCAGCAACAGGCCAGTCAAAGTGCTGCTGGAGCAGGCGAGCAAAGTGCGGATCCAAGCAACCTGCCTCCTTATGGACCACTCATGATTGAAGGAATGCCAGTACCTGGCGTGTTGATCTCAAATGCTGGAGATGTTGCGCTGTTCCAGTTCCAATTCACAGTGCAGCAAAACTCCCTGCCTAAAGGTGTCACGGATTCGGTTGTGAATGCAGTAAGCGAAGCCGAACAAGGTACAAACATCTCGGTTTTGCCAAGTGATTCCCTGAAAGAAGTGGGCATACCGATTGGAACCAACGAAATCTACGGATTGGTCATTGCGGCAATTGTGCTATTCATGACACTGGGATCCGTTGTTGCCGCAGGTTTGCCGATTGTCATTGCCCTGTTTGGGGTTGCGGCTGGTGTTGGTGGAGCATTTGCAGTCTCCAACTTTGTCAGCATGACATCCTTTACGCCTGTACTCGCTCTCATGATCGGGCTTGCTGTTGGTATTGACTATGCATTATTCATTGTCAATCGTCAGCGTAGACTTATTTTCGACCAGAACCTGAATGCCCGAGAAGCGGCCAGCAGAGCTGTTGGAACAGCAGGCAGTGCGGTATTCTTTGCTGGATTAACGGTGATCATTGCACTTTGTGGAATGTTGGTTATCGGTATCACCTTCCTGAGCATGATGGCTATCGTTGCCTCGGTTACCGTACTGTTCAGCGTACTGATTGCCCTTACGCTTCTCCCGGCATTGCTGGGTCTCCTGGGTGAGCGCATCTGTTCTCGTAAAGCAAGAGAGAAAAATCAGGCCAATGCACACAAAAAATCCAACGGGTTTGCAAATCGCTGGATCTCTGGTGTCGTTAAATTCCGCTGGCTTGTCATTGTAGCTGTTATTGTCGTTCTGGGTACGGCTGCAATCCCGGTTGCCAAAATGGAACTGGGGATGCCTTCTGGCGCTACCGCTAACCTGGATACGACTGCACGGCAAAGCTACGATGCCATTACAAAAGGTTTTGGTGAAGGATTCAACGGTCCCCTGCTCATTGTTGCGGAACCTACGGACGCTTCCCAAACCGTATCATTACAAACATTGGGCGCTATCGCCCAGGATCTGCAACAATTCGAACATGTCTCTGTCGTCACACCAGCAGGTGTGAGTGAAGATGGCAAAATGGCCATTCTAAGTCTCATTCCAGATTCGGGTCCAACCGATGCAGCAACCAAACAGCTGGTTGAAGAATTGCGTTCTCCTGACTCTACCATTGCAACCAATCACGATATGAAGCTTGGCGTTACCGGACTTACAGCAGTCAATATTGACATGTCAGCGAAATTGGCTGAAGTCTTCCCGGTATATATCGGAATCATCGTTATTTTGTCTCTGGTCATCCTGCTTCTGGTCTTCCGCTCCATCCTGGTTCCGATCAAGGCAACGATTGGATTCCTGCTTAGTATTCTGGCTACATTCGGTCTGACCACTGCCGTATTCCAGTGGGGTTGGGCGAAGGCGTTGTTTGATTTTGACACGGGCGGTCCTCTGCTCAGTTTCATTCCAATCATGGTAACAGGAATTCTCTACGGTCTGGCCATGGATTATCAGGTCTTCCTTGTTTCTTCGATGAGAGAATCCTATGTGCACGGAAATCGTGGTAACCAAAGCGTTATGAATGGCTATCAGATGGCCAGCCGCGTTGTGGTTGCAGCTGCCATTATCATGGTTTCCGTATTTGCAGGCTTTATTTTCACACATGATATTATGATTAAGCAGATCGGATTCGCCTTGGCCTTGGGCATTCTGATTGATGCATTCGTTGTTCGGATGGCGCTGGTTCCTGCAATCATGTCTCTCTTTGGTGATAAAGCCTGGTGGCTGCCAAAATGGCTGGATCGCTCGCTTCCCAACCTCGATGTTGAAGGTGACAAGCTCATTGCTGAACTGAATGCAAAGGAAAAACAGCAAGTCAAATAG
- a CDS encoding TetR/AcrR family transcriptional regulator: MKQSLRAIKKEATASALSEAAFQLALEHGMDGFVVEDVVQRAGYSRRTFANHFSCKEEAVVMAGEHFHRMEEYFEMISQLPEDTTPLEVMYQFIKMQLTEEVLRRIYQILELSKTYPSLMPHTLTLLNRLQNGAKLMLSELFEDRYPAGYNHFLAGAVCAAIIPMLDGSVHVQLPGLPSGDKEEESISFDEYIDSMFTYLRDGF; encoded by the coding sequence TTGAAACAAAGCTTGCGTGCCATTAAAAAGGAAGCGACTGCAAGTGCCCTCTCTGAAGCTGCATTCCAACTCGCATTAGAGCATGGAATGGACGGGTTTGTGGTTGAGGATGTTGTGCAGCGTGCCGGATACTCAAGAAGAACGTTCGCCAATCATTTCTCCTGTAAGGAAGAAGCCGTCGTCATGGCCGGTGAGCACTTTCACAGGATGGAGGAATACTTCGAAATGATCAGTCAGCTGCCTGAGGATACAACACCGCTGGAGGTGATGTACCAGTTCATTAAGATGCAGTTGACTGAAGAAGTTCTTCGCCGAATTTATCAGATTTTGGAACTGTCAAAGACCTATCCAAGCTTAATGCCTCATACACTCACCCTGCTGAACCGCTTGCAAAACGGTGCTAAATTGATGTTAAGTGAACTATTCGAAGATCGTTACCCGGCGGGCTATAATCACTTTCTTGCTGGCGCTGTTTGTGCGGCAATTATCCCTATGCTGGATGGAAGTGTACACGTACAGCTTCCCGGGCTTCCTTCAGGAGATAAGGAGGAAGAATCTATTTCATTCGATGAGTATATCGATTCGATGTTTACGTATTTGCGAGATGGATTTTAG
- a CDS encoding MarR family winged helix-turn-helix transcriptional regulator: protein MSTHQEKDPIGLLLSRTYFVHKKRVTHLLQDYGITPEQFGMLEQLYQNEGITQKKLSELHGKDQTSVGKTLERLEHKDLIIRSTDPVDRRAILLRLSEEGKELYLQVVPLMNDMDQSLRELITPEGAEQLTVLLNKIYEGISS from the coding sequence ATGTCAACTCATCAAGAGAAAGATCCCATTGGATTGTTATTATCCAGAACGTACTTTGTCCACAAAAAAAGAGTTACCCATCTGCTGCAGGATTACGGCATTACCCCTGAACAATTCGGGATGCTTGAACAACTGTATCAGAACGAAGGCATTACACAGAAGAAGTTATCCGAACTTCATGGGAAAGATCAAACGAGTGTCGGCAAGACATTGGAACGATTGGAACATAAGGATCTTATTATTCGAAGCACTGATCCTGTTGATCGGCGAGCCATCCTGCTGCGGCTTTCCGAGGAAGGAAAAGAGCTTTATTTACAGGTAGTTCCTCTAATGAATGATATGGATCAGTCCTTGAGAGAGTTAATTACCCCGGAAGGGGCAGAACAACTTACCGTACTGCTCAACAAAATTTATGAAGGAATCTCCAGCTGA
- a CDS encoding ROK family protein, translating into MNEELVRQTLKTMRQGTKSMVAQATGLSVATCRSILIDLMNAGELVELDMEESSGGRPAQIYKYNENYAYIVCLIVKAGISHHSITYGVTNLAGETVEKGVLHTETDQMNEGFIMQLLDRLVDNHPQIRAVGIGVPGAVHQGIINVSDIPNLVNVPLADSIRERHGLEVIIENDMNLTVYGLYQEQEYEDEESIIVATFIEGSLPGAGIMIDGHIHRGNTQFAGEIAFLPFGLSHDEQFRLLHNRDTFHSIAARAVSSLIAVMNPETLALTGTLVQPEDVEIIRKECLKYIPEMHMPQMRLLNDPDENYMFGLISMTLESLSYSLQVVEKRR; encoded by the coding sequence ATGAATGAGGAATTGGTGCGGCAAACATTAAAGACAATGAGACAAGGTACCAAATCCATGGTTGCACAAGCAACAGGGTTGAGTGTCGCTACCTGCCGCAGCATATTAATTGACCTCATGAACGCAGGTGAACTTGTGGAACTGGATATGGAGGAATCGAGTGGGGGCAGACCCGCTCAGATTTATAAGTACAACGAAAATTATGCCTACATCGTGTGTCTCATCGTGAAGGCAGGAATCAGTCATCACTCCATCACGTATGGCGTGACTAATTTGGCAGGGGAAACTGTGGAAAAAGGGGTATTGCATACGGAAACGGATCAAATGAATGAAGGCTTCATCATGCAGCTCCTGGATCGCCTCGTCGATAACCATCCGCAGATCCGAGCTGTGGGTATCGGAGTCCCCGGTGCAGTTCATCAAGGCATCATTAATGTGTCGGATATCCCGAACCTGGTCAATGTTCCATTGGCCGATTCCATCCGAGAAAGACATGGCCTCGAAGTTATTATAGAGAACGACATGAACCTGACGGTGTACGGTCTATATCAGGAACAGGAATACGAAGATGAGGAGTCTATCATTGTCGCGACCTTCATTGAAGGCTCCTTACCAGGTGCAGGAATCATGATTGATGGGCATATTCACAGGGGGAATACCCAGTTTGCCGGGGAGATCGCCTTTTTGCCATTCGGTCTCTCCCATGATGAGCAGTTCAGATTACTCCATAATCGGGATACATTTCATTCGATTGCTGCACGTGCTGTATCCAGTCTGATTGCTGTAATGAACCCCGAGACCCTTGCATTGACTGGCACGTTGGTACAGCCGGAGGATGTAGAGATTATCCGGAAAGAATGCTTGAAGTACATACCAGAGATGCATATGCCTCAGATGAGGCTATTGAATGACCCAGATGAGAATTATATGTTTGGATTAATATCAATGACTCTGGAAAGCCTCTCATATTCGCTGCAGGTTGTGGAAAAACGGAGGTAA
- a CDS encoding DUF6366 family protein, translating into MMNKDQETPEMIRERLQREEQRDHAAGTFKNGLDRAQFGNLGELASSLGWIGTGVVIVVIIAVFVWLK; encoded by the coding sequence ATGATGAATAAAGATCAAGAAACTCCCGAGATGATCAGAGAGCGACTACAACGAGAAGAGCAGCGTGATCATGCTGCGGGTACGTTCAAGAACGGATTGGATCGTGCTCAATTCGGTAATTTGGGGGAACTGGCCAGCAGTCTGGGATGGATCGGTACAGGCGTGGTGATCGTAGTAATTATTGCTGTTTTTGTATGGTTGAAATAA
- a CDS encoding GNAT family N-acetyltransferase has product MSLVVQAAAEDVRSEDSVQLIRELSSELGLLYGGDGTAGFQPSDVEAPRAAFIVARLDGYPVGCGAIRPLDDQSVEVKRMFTRPGYRRKGVAQAILAEAERLAAEFGYTNLKLQTGPLQPEAAALYERVGYYSIPIFSGDWDRVLAFQKDLVHQRVN; this is encoded by the coding sequence ATGTCGTTGGTTGTACAAGCGGCTGCTGAGGACGTACGCAGTGAGGATTCAGTACAGTTAATCCGGGAATTAAGCAGTGAGCTGGGCTTGTTATACGGCGGGGATGGGACTGCAGGCTTTCAACCATCGGATGTCGAAGCGCCTCGTGCTGCTTTTATTGTAGCCAGACTGGATGGGTATCCGGTAGGGTGCGGAGCCATTAGGCCGCTGGATGATCAATCCGTTGAGGTGAAGCGTATGTTCACCAGGCCCGGTTATCGTCGAAAAGGCGTTGCTCAGGCCATACTTGCGGAAGCCGAGCGCCTTGCTGCGGAATTTGGTTATACCAATCTGAAGCTTCAGACAGGGCCACTTCAGCCAGAAGCTGCAGCGCTTTATGAAAGGGTAGGGTATTACAGCATTCCGATATTTAGTGGAGACTGGGACAGAGTTCTGGCTTTTCAGAAAGACCTGGTGCATCAGCGAGTGAATTGA